Proteins from a genomic interval of Periophthalmus magnuspinnatus isolate fPerMag1 chromosome 11, fPerMag1.2.pri, whole genome shotgun sequence:
- the LOC117378901 gene encoding cAMP-dependent protein kinase inhibitor alpha-like, producing the protein MTEVEPVLDFASSGRSGRRNALPDILGSPAGVNPGDLPLKLGELSLQDGPGGAQSPASEEASAPAESAQAKDGS; encoded by the exons ATGACGGAGGTGGAGCCCGTTTTAGACTTCGCCTCTTCGGGACGATCGGGGAGGAGGAACGCCCTGCCCGACATCCTGGGCTCCCCCGCTGGAGTCAACCCGGGCGACCTGCCACTCAAGCTGGGCGAGCTGTCCCTCCAAG ATGGACCGGGAGGAGCCCAATCCCCAGCGTCAGAGGAGGCCAGCGCCCCAGCGGAAAGCGCCCAGGCCAAAGACGGATCTTAG